The following proteins come from a genomic window of Pseudomonadota bacterium:
- a CDS encoding LysE family transporter: protein MGLTGAMAPGPLLTVTIGESAKRGGIVGPMVVLGHGMLEFALLLLIVFGLGNALNNKIVFTIIALAGGIILVYMGYATIKDLKNYRLSCESVTEHRGMHPVLSGVVISLSNPYWFIWWITIGMGYIIFAQKYGIYGVIAFFAGHILSDLVWYSFISYGIQFGGKYMNVKVIKTILFVCSLFLIVFGVFFIFKGFGFLALPPAK, encoded by the coding sequence ATGGGTTTAACGGGAGCGATGGCCCCCGGACCGCTTCTCACTGTCACCATAGGCGAATCAGCGAAAAGGGGCGGGATTGTGGGCCCAATGGTAGTACTGGGACACGGCATGCTTGAATTTGCCCTCCTGCTTTTAATTGTTTTTGGTCTCGGTAACGCCCTCAACAATAAAATTGTTTTTACTATCATAGCCCTTGCTGGTGGTATAATCCTCGTCTATATGGGATACGCTACCATTAAAGATCTTAAAAATTACCGTTTGTCATGCGAATCGGTTACAGAACACAGAGGGATGCATCCGGTACTTTCGGGGGTTGTTATAAGCCTTTCCAATCCATACTGGTTTATCTGGTGGATTACTATAGGCATGGGCTACATCATTTTTGCACAGAAGTATGGCATATACGGAGTCATCGCCTTCTTTGCCGGTCATATCCTTTCTGACCTTGTATGGTACAGTTTTATTTCATACGGCATCCAGTTCGGCGGAAAATATATGAATGTTAAAGTTATCAAAACAATTCTTTTTGTGTGCAGTCTTTTTCTTATTGTTTTCGGTGTTTTTTTCATCTTTAAAGGTTTTGGGTTTCTTGCGCTACCCCCGGCAAAATAA
- the rnc gene encoding ribonuclease III — protein MDLTPLEETINYTFKNRALLNQAITHSSYFNEKKDVRRSDNEKLEYLGDAILNSIISILLYRRYKTRDEGFLSNARSSLVKRETLTEIAKAIDLGKHMSYGNGDNYVPEESKVLSNMLESLIGALYLDGGARKTTRVIKELFQPYFNEEKLTEKSPKNTLQEYSQKRWGILPKYKFTRRTKDGFTVFVYVGKEYKAKGTGKNKKEAEQQAAKALLNGLASESTSSAG, from the coding sequence ATGGACCTTACCCCCTTAGAAGAAACAATCAATTATACATTTAAAAATAGGGCATTGCTTAACCAGGCCATCACGCATAGCTCCTATTTTAACGAAAAAAAGGACGTAAGAAGGTCGGATAACGAAAAGCTTGAATATCTTGGTGATGCCATTCTGAACAGCATCATAAGCATACTCCTTTACAGAAGATACAAAACCAGAGACGAGGGTTTTTTGAGTAACGCACGTTCAAGCCTCGTTAAGAGGGAAACCTTGACCGAAATTGCAAAGGCCATCGATCTCGGGAAACATATGTCTTATGGTAATGGTGATAACTATGTACCAGAGGAGTCCAAGGTTCTGTCAAACATGCTCGAATCGCTTATCGGCGCATTGTATCTTGATGGTGGCGCAAGAAAAACAACCCGCGTAATCAAAGAGTTGTTCCAACCCTATTTTAACGAAGAAAAACTTACCGAAAAGAGCCCGAAAAATACCCTCCAGGAATATTCCCAGAAGAGATGGGGTATCCTGCCGAAATACAAGTTTACAAGACGGACAAAAGATGGTTTTACCGTCTTTGTATACGTTGGAAAAGAATATAAGGCAAAAGGGACAGGGAAAAACAAGAAAGAAGCCGAGCAACAGGCGGCAAAGGCGCTTTTAAACGGCCTTGCAAGTGAATCAACTTCCTCTGCGGGCTAA
- the lnt gene encoding apolipoprotein N-acyltransferase, producing MGQGSEDRGQETGVEGSRGRGVEGQKFHFSPFTIALPFLSGILLILIQPPISLFPLAYVSLIPLIHSLKRNNIRHNFLMGFIAGVVSHIGHIYWVVIAMNRYGGIDIYTSILIMLLLVLYISLYVGCFTASSSYLESKLSVPLFLSAPFIWVLLEYIRGIFLTGFPWSFLAHSQHNFLTLIQVVSITGTYFLSFLIVAVNCILYHLFVVFYQGKVKGPSETSAGEALEPSNPRTLEPSFIVYAIIVLAFFIASCIYGYNRLQATETGRLKAVIIQGNIRQDVKWGESFKIRTIKTYLQKSGETGRNADIVIWPETAMPFVFDDEIHINRFIKEAPVALQTNLLFGTVSKDKSGRYRNSAYVYGNDGMLAGSYSKVHLVPFGEYTPLISYFPFLLKLTAAGGDFAPGESHKPIATPLGKIGILICYEGAFPSITVETVRKGAQVLVNLTNDAWYDRSSAPYQHLVFYIFRAIEADRYVLRAANTGISTIIDPRGRTKEQTDLFVENTFTGMFSLKTEKTPYVTYGDYFILFSFLYLLIICVLKLLRLLRLRGL from the coding sequence ATGGGCCAGGGGTCAGAAGACAGGGGTCAAGAGACAGGGGTCGAGGGGTCGAGGGGTCGAGGGGTCGAGGGCCAGAAATTTCACTTTTCACCTTTCACTATTGCTTTACCTTTTTTATCCGGTATTCTCCTCATCCTCATTCAGCCCCCCATATCGCTCTTTCCTCTCGCATATGTTTCCCTCATACCACTCATTCATTCATTAAAAAGAAATAATATACGTCACAACTTTCTCATGGGCTTCATAGCAGGCGTTGTATCCCACATCGGACACATTTACTGGGTTGTCATAGCCATGAACAGGTACGGGGGGATAGACATCTACACAAGCATTCTCATCATGCTGCTCCTTGTTCTCTATATATCCCTGTATGTTGGCTGCTTCACGGCTTCTTCCTCATACCTTGAAAGCAAACTGTCTGTCCCGCTATTTCTATCAGCCCCCTTCATATGGGTTCTTTTAGAATATATCCGGGGGATCTTTCTTACAGGTTTTCCATGGTCTTTCCTGGCACATTCACAACACAATTTTCTGACGCTCATTCAGGTTGTATCCATTACCGGCACATACTTTTTGTCGTTTCTGATCGTCGCCGTAAACTGCATCCTATACCATCTGTTTGTTGTGTTTTATCAAGGGAAAGTTAAGGGGCCAAGTGAAACAAGCGCAGGGGAAGCCCTTGAACCCTCGAACCCTCGAACCCTCGAACCCTCTTTTATTGTTTATGCTATCATCGTTCTCGCCTTTTTCATCGCTTCCTGTATATACGGCTACAACCGGTTGCAGGCAACAGAGACCGGAAGGTTAAAGGCAGTAATCATTCAGGGGAACATACGGCAGGATGTAAAATGGGGTGAGTCATTCAAGATCAGAACAATAAAAACATACCTGCAAAAATCAGGTGAAACCGGAAGAAACGCAGATATTGTCATCTGGCCTGAAACGGCCATGCCTTTTGTATTCGATGATGAAATACATATAAACAGATTCATAAAAGAAGCTCCTGTTGCCCTGCAAACCAACCTCCTGTTTGGAACGGTCTCAAAGGATAAATCAGGGAGGTACCGGAATTCTGCTTACGTTTACGGGAATGATGGTATGCTCGCCGGCAGTTACAGCAAGGTGCATCTTGTTCCCTTTGGTGAATATACGCCCCTTATCTCATACTTTCCCTTCCTTTTAAAGCTCACTGCCGCAGGTGGGGATTTTGCCCCTGGTGAGTCACACAAACCCATAGCGACACCGTTAGGGAAAATAGGCATACTCATATGTTACGAAGGTGCATTCCCTTCCATTACTGTCGAAACAGTTCGAAAAGGTGCGCAGGTTCTTGTGAATCTTACGAATGATGCATGGTATGACAGGAGTTCTGCCCCATATCAGCATCTCGTCTTTTACATCTTCAGGGCCATTGAAGCCGACAGGTATGTGCTGCGCGCTGCAAACACGGGTATCAGCACAATCATAGACCCGAGAGGACGGACTAAAGAACAGACAGATTTGTTTGTCGAAAATACTTTTACCGGCATGTTTTCTTTAAAAACAGAAAAAACACCTTATGTAACTTATGGGGACTACTTCATTCTGTTCTCATTCCTGTATCTTCTCATTATATGCGTATTGAAACTGTTAAGACTTCTGAGGCTAAGAGGTTTATAA
- a CDS encoding AMP-binding protein — protein sequence KKGVKKGDKIVHFMMNSIDWLAAYFGIVRTGAWVVPLNFRFTAEDVKYCCDVAEPTVIVFDEEFAGRIEAIKGQLPTVKSYICVGNPPSFAESFAKLVDAVPATPLNVEINSNDACGLYFTSGTTGQPKPILLTHENMLCACITENAHHRQTKDDCFILIPPLYHTGAKMHWFGSFIVGARGVLLKGVSPEWTLEAISEEGGTHIFLLVPWAQDILLKLDSGEIKLSNYKLDQWRLMHIGAQPVPPALIKHWKSYFPGMDYDTNFGLSESTGPGCVHLGTGNEHKIGAIGIPGFNWEFKVVDENSKIVKKGEPGELCVRGNGVMREYYKNPEATAKALIDGWLYTGDMAKVDEDGFIWLVDRKKDVIITGGENVFPVEIEDFLHTNPNIKDGAAIGLPDERLGEIVAVIIEVIPGKTLTLEEVLKFCEALPKYKRPRKIFFGEVPRNPTGKIEKPKLRKKYSGMEEAFKV from the coding sequence CCAAGAAAGGCGTGAAAAAGGGTGACAAGATTGTCCACTTTATGATGAACTCCATTGATTGGCTTGCTGCCTATTTTGGAATAGTCAGGACAGGCGCATGGGTGGTACCACTCAATTTCCGCTTTACCGCAGAGGATGTAAAATACTGCTGTGATGTGGCGGAGCCGACGGTCATTGTTTTTGATGAGGAGTTTGCGGGCAGGATTGAAGCGATAAAAGGTCAACTTCCAACAGTAAAATCCTACATTTGCGTGGGCAATCCACCATCATTTGCGGAATCATTTGCAAAACTTGTTGATGCAGTACCTGCAACTCCGCTGAATGTTGAGATTAACTCCAATGACGCATGCGGATTATATTTTACTTCCGGCACAACAGGGCAACCGAAGCCGATTTTACTTACACACGAAAACATGCTCTGCGCATGTATTACAGAAAATGCACATCACAGGCAGACAAAGGACGACTGCTTTATCTTGATACCCCCGCTTTACCACACAGGGGCGAAGATGCACTGGTTCGGAAGCTTCATCGTCGGGGCAAGGGGTGTTCTCCTGAAGGGTGTTTCTCCGGAATGGACACTTGAGGCAATCAGCGAAGAAGGCGGGACGCACATATTCCTCCTTGTACCGTGGGCACAGGATATACTCCTGAAGCTCGACAGCGGGGAAATTAAACTTTCTAATTATAAACTTGACCAGTGGCGTCTTATGCATATCGGAGCACAGCCGGTTCCGCCTGCGCTCATTAAGCACTGGAAATCATATTTTCCGGGTATGGATTATGATACAAACTTCGGCTTAAGCGAATCTACGGGCCCTGGTTGTGTTCATCTCGGTACAGGGAATGAGCATAAAATCGGTGCAATCGGTATCCCCGGATTCAACTGGGAATTTAAGGTTGTTGATGAAAACAGTAAAATTGTCAAAAAGGGTGAGCCGGGTGAACTTTGTGTCCGTGGAAACGGTGTCATGAGAGAGTATTACAAGAACCCCGAGGCAACAGCAAAGGCCCTCATAGACGGTTGGCTCTACACGGGTGACATGGCCAAGGTTGATGAAGATGGTTTTATCTGGCTTGTTGACAGGAAGAAAGATGTGATCATCACCGGAGGCGAGAATGTCTTTCCCGTTGAAATTGAAGATTTTCTCCATACAAATCCGAACATAAAAGACGGAGCGGCAATCGGTTTGCCCGATGAGAGGCTTGGCGAGATCGTTGCGGTTATTATTGAAGTTATCCCCGGAAAGACGCTGACACTGGAAGAAGTATTGAAGTTCTGCGAGGCATTACCGAAGTATAAGAGACCGAGAAAGATTTTCTTTGGTGAAGTGCCAAGAAACCCGACCGGCAAAATTGAGAAACCCAAACTGAGAAAGAAATACTCAGGAATGGAAGAAGCATTTAAGGTATAA
- a CDS encoding HDIG domain-containing protein, producing MQNGKDKPPSYQDYSKVLILIILSLMLSLVISINIPQGFPEYRYGDIARENIKSPTDIYIPNMDVTLKKGEIIIREGERVSKEHLSKLSTFKKHEGGGFLSFKKFLLLFLLLSLSLTIVYEYADKNIKKFTLSMKDIVFCSVFTLFSIIFVKLLSLVFEYFPQEYAINLFYIIPLFSFGIIMRIVLFSEAAIVFSIVFASCTCIMFDNSFSIFLYTFLGNVLASYFSGKCENRNTILKAGIYSAFITSFIVLLFNAYSGQSFANVPMKIVFILLNGVGSSFIALGLLPVIEHVFDYTTDVKLLEIANLEHPLLEEMMVEAPGTYHHSIVVGNLCKAAAESIGAHPLLARVSAYYHDIGKLKMPHYFIENRKGFEDAHKSLSPNMSALIILSHVKEGVELAEKYKLGNKIKDIIKEHHGTSLVSFFYNRAKEMEDPSLHVIEEKDFRYAGPKPQTKEAGIVLLADAVEASSRTLDEPTPKRIENHVEDVIENIFLDGQLDECELTLKDLHAIQKSFITILTGIFHQRIEYPERAEHDSTHKKLSKIPANGQKTSAKNHRRLTDIFRAAG from the coding sequence ATGCAGAACGGAAAGGATAAACCTCCCTCGTACCAGGACTACAGCAAGGTTCTCATCCTGATTATACTCTCTCTGATGCTTTCCCTCGTTATCAGCATCAACATCCCACAGGGGTTCCCTGAATACCGGTATGGGGATATTGCGAGAGAAAACATTAAATCCCCTACTGATATTTACATCCCGAACATGGATGTTACCCTGAAAAAAGGTGAGATCATAATCCGGGAAGGCGAGAGGGTCAGTAAAGAGCACCTCAGCAAACTTTCTACATTCAAAAAACACGAAGGAGGTGGATTTCTTTCATTTAAGAAATTTCTTCTCCTTTTCCTTCTCCTTTCCCTGTCGCTCACCATCGTATACGAATACGCCGATAAGAACATAAAAAAATTCACCCTTTCCATGAAAGATATTGTCTTCTGCTCAGTCTTCACATTATTTTCCATCATTTTTGTCAAGCTATTATCACTCGTCTTTGAATATTTCCCCCAGGAATATGCCATCAACCTTTTCTACATCATCCCTTTGTTTTCTTTCGGGATAATAATGAGAATAGTCCTTTTTTCTGAGGCAGCTATTGTTTTCTCCATCGTATTTGCATCGTGTACCTGCATCATGTTTGATAATAGTTTTTCTATCTTTCTCTATACGTTTCTTGGAAATGTTCTTGCTTCGTATTTTTCCGGAAAATGTGAAAACAGAAACACCATATTAAAGGCAGGTATCTATTCCGCTTTTATCACAAGTTTTATCGTATTGCTCTTTAATGCTTATTCCGGTCAATCTTTTGCTAATGTACCTATGAAAATCGTCTTTATTCTCTTAAACGGGGTCGGGAGCAGTTTCATTGCCCTTGGACTTCTCCCTGTCATTGAGCATGTCTTCGATTACACCACAGACGTAAAATTACTCGAAATCGCCAATCTTGAGCATCCCCTCCTTGAAGAAATGATGGTGGAAGCGCCAGGGACATACCACCACAGCATTGTTGTGGGTAACCTCTGCAAGGCAGCAGCAGAGAGCATAGGGGCGCATCCTTTGCTCGCAAGGGTTTCTGCCTATTATCACGACATAGGCAAACTGAAAATGCCCCACTATTTCATTGAAAACCGTAAGGGTTTTGAAGATGCGCACAAGTCACTGTCACCTAATATGAGCGCCCTCATTATTCTCTCCCATGTGAAAGAAGGGGTTGAGCTTGCCGAAAAATACAAACTGGGCAATAAGATAAAAGATATCATCAAGGAACACCACGGCACGAGTCTCGTAAGCTTTTTTTACAACAGGGCCAAGGAAATGGAAGACCCCTCACTCCATGTCATCGAGGAAAAAGATTTCCGTTATGCCGGTCCCAAACCTCAGACAAAGGAAGCAGGGATCGTTTTGCTGGCGGATGCCGTTGAAGCATCTTCGCGAACGCTTGATGAACCAACGCCGAAAAGGATAGAAAACCATGTAGAGGATGTTATAGAGAATATTTTTCTTGACGGACAGCTTGACGAATGTGAACTTACCCTGAAAGACCTCCATGCAATACAAAAGAGTTTCATAACAATTCTTACAGGCATTTTTCACCAGAGGATAGAATATCCAGAAAGGGCAGAACATGACAGCACTCATAAAAAACTCTCAAAAATACCTGCAAACGGACAAAAGACTTCTGCAAAAAATCACAGAAGACTTACTGACATTTTCAGGGCAGCAGGGTAA
- the ybeY gene encoding rRNA maturation RNase YbeY: MTALIKNSQKYLQTDKRLLQKITEDLLTFSGQQGKDLSILFVDNKKIARFNKQFFGKDRPTNVISFSYMENKEIPVGYDLSNEIIGDIIISLEKAKEEAEALSCPFYERVFALIIHGLLHILGHDHINDRNKARRMRYKEKKLLDYVCSHQLYKELTG; the protein is encoded by the coding sequence ATGACAGCACTCATAAAAAACTCTCAAAAATACCTGCAAACGGACAAAAGACTTCTGCAAAAAATCACAGAAGACTTACTGACATTTTCAGGGCAGCAGGGTAAGGATCTCAGCATCCTCTTCGTTGATAACAAAAAGATTGCACGTTTCAATAAACAGTTTTTCGGAAAAGACCGGCCCACCAACGTCATATCATTCTCATATATGGAAAATAAGGAGATTCCGGTTGGTTATGATCTTTCCAATGAAATCATAGGGGATATTATCATTTCACTTGAAAAGGCAAAAGAGGAAGCGGAAGCGCTATCATGCCCCTTCTATGAACGGGTATTTGCCCTTATCATCCACGGCCTTCTCCATATTTTAGGGCATGACCACATAAACGACAGAAATAAAGCGCGGCGGATGAGATACAAGGAAAAGAAACTCCTCGATTATGTCTGTTCACATCAATTATATAAGGAACTCACGGGATAA
- a CDS encoding pentapeptide repeat-containing protein, whose protein sequence is MANEQQLEILLQGVEAWNAWRDENPHVEVDLTGANLERLNLSHINLSHASLNNVNLSFANLDNADLSHAHLKNANLAHAQLQKSHLAFANLERAVLLYANLKRADLRGALLKHAAMEDVNLMHANLTHANLEKAILANANLKKAELINADLKGINLTAANLEGANVSSVIYDKRNFWQVLKESAFNPKKIWKRKDDIILETNMRCNSAYANCYGSPKFKIFLQDQDFIEEMMKTKQGRITCFIWWLVSDCGRSISRWACWSFLLVMLFTAIYLSIGPQHFYSLKLAFNFTNMFYYSVVTFTTLGSDIFPNTPQSVILTVLEVILGYIMLGGLISIFANKLARRGS, encoded by the coding sequence ATGGCAAATGAACAACAATTAGAGATACTTCTGCAGGGAGTTGAAGCATGGAATGCATGGAGGGATGAAAACCCGCATGTAGAGGTAGATCTCACAGGTGCAAATCTGGAAAGATTAAATCTTAGCCACATTAATCTCTCACATGCCAGTCTCAACAATGTTAATCTCTCTTTTGCCAATCTTGATAACGCAGATCTTTCCCATGCCCATCTGAAAAACGCTAACCTTGCCCATGCACAACTCCAAAAGTCTCACCTTGCCTTTGCGAACCTTGAGAGGGCTGTCCTTCTTTATGCAAATCTGAAAAGGGCAGATCTCCGGGGGGCGCTCCTGAAACATGCAGCTATGGAAGATGTAAACCTCATGCACGCAAATCTTACCCATGCAAACCTCGAAAAGGCAATACTTGCAAACGCAAATCTGAAAAAAGCTGAACTGATAAACGCCGACCTGAAAGGGATAAATCTTACTGCCGCGAACCTCGAAGGCGCTAATGTTTCATCTGTCATCTATGACAAGCGCAATTTCTGGCAAGTCCTGAAGGAATCAGCTTTTAACCCGAAGAAGATATGGAAGAGAAAAGATGACATCATCCTTGAAACAAACATGCGCTGTAACAGCGCTTATGCCAACTGCTACGGCAGCCCAAAATTCAAGATTTTTTTACAGGATCAGGACTTCATTGAGGAAATGATGAAAACAAAACAAGGACGGATAACCTGCTTTATATGGTGGCTTGTCTCTGACTGCGGGAGATCTATTTCCCGTTGGGCATGCTGGTCCTTTCTTCTGGTAATGCTCTTTACCGCTATTTATCTGTCGATTGGGCCTCAGCATTTCTATTCACTTAAGCTGGCATTTAACTTTACAAATATGTTTTATTACAGTGTAGTAACGTTTACTACGCTCGGTTCTGATATCTTCCCGAATACCCCTCAATCGGTGATACTGACAGTGCTTGAAGTAATATTGGGTTACATCATGCTCGGCGGACTTATAAGCATCTTTGCAAACAAATTAGCCCGCAGAGGAAGTTGA
- a CDS encoding PhoH family protein, whose translation MEEKTEEEHLKLSFEDTNTARNLFGPRDENIKYLKKYFNVRASIRGNHLTIIGSKAEIENAGKVIKELHSIVERGFVINPSDIDHAVRYIAHTHNSMDELHKDQIFIPPSKKVVTPKTKNQKAYTDAIKSHDMVIGIGPAGTGKTYLAMAMALSSFYKKEVSRIVLTRPAIEAGEKLGYLPGTLYEKVNPYLRPLYDALYDMVDMERGTRLVEKGIIEIAPLAFMRGRTLNDAFIILDEAQNTGPEQMKMFLTRLGFSSKTVITGDITQIDLPDKKSSGLVEAQSILKGIKGIKFVYFSEKDVVRHPLVQKIIKAYETKMIDKEASHNAERKG comes from the coding sequence TTGGAAGAAAAAACTGAAGAAGAGCATCTAAAGCTATCCTTCGAAGATACGAATACAGCGCGTAACCTCTTCGGTCCACGTGATGAAAACATAAAGTATCTGAAAAAATATTTCAATGTTAGAGCAAGTATCAGGGGAAATCATTTAACAATCATAGGCAGCAAGGCAGAGATTGAAAATGCCGGCAAAGTCATAAAAGAACTGCACAGCATTGTCGAAAGGGGTTTCGTTATAAACCCGTCCGATATTGATCATGCGGTAAGGTACATTGCCCACACGCATAACAGCATGGATGAACTGCATAAAGACCAGATATTTATACCTCCTTCGAAGAAGGTCGTAACACCCAAGACAAAAAACCAGAAGGCTTACACGGATGCCATCAAAAGCCACGACATGGTCATAGGGATAGGTCCTGCCGGTACCGGCAAGACGTATCTTGCAATGGCCATGGCGCTCTCCTCTTTCTATAAAAAGGAGGTTTCGAGGATTGTCTTGACAAGGCCTGCTATAGAGGCGGGGGAAAAGCTCGGGTACCTGCCTGGGACTCTGTACGAGAAGGTTAATCCCTACCTCAGACCCCTTTACGACGCATTATACGATATGGTCGATATGGAGAGGGGCACCAGGCTTGTTGAGAAGGGTATAATCGAGATAGCCCCCCTTGCATTCATGAGGGGCAGGACATTAAACGATGCCTTCATTATACTCGATGAGGCACAGAATACCGGTCCGGAACAGATGAAAATGTTCCTCACAAGGCTTGGATTTTCCTCGAAAACGGTCATTACCGGCGATATTACACAAATTGACCTGCCTGATAAAAAGTCAAGCGGCCTCGTAGAAGCTCAGTCTATTTTAAAGGGTATAAAGGGTATAAAATTTGTTTATTTTTCAGAAAAGGATGTGGTAAGACATCCGCTTGTTCAGAAAATTATTAAGGCATACGAAACTAAGATGATAGACAAAGAGGCTTCACATAATGCAGAACGGAAAGGATAA